From Chryseobacterium camelliae:
GAACAGGAAGTAAAAGACATTATGGCTTCCAAGCTGTGTGAAAAACAATACCGGAAAGGCGAATCGATCCTGGAAGCAGGAAAGGTCTGCAAACGGATCTATTTCATAGACACCGGCCTGGTAAAAACCTTTTTTTACACGGATACCCGTGAATTCATCATGCGCTTCTTTCCTGAGGGAAATATGTTCACGGTCCTTGACAGTTTTGTGCTTCAGCAGCCGTCTGCATTTTCTGTTATGGCACTTGAAGATACGGTTGTTACCTGCCTTAATCATGATGACCTGGAAATCTTTTGCACAAAGTATCATTCTATAGAAACATT
This genomic window contains:
- a CDS encoding Crp/Fnr family transcriptional regulator; its protein translation is MSSHENLKADFLNFVSSLSHLEQEVKDIMASKLCEKQYRKGESILEAGKVCKRIYFIDTGLVKTFFYTDTREFIMRFFPEGNMFTVLDSFVLQQPSAFSVMALEDTVVTCLNHDDLEIFCTKYHSIETFYRKLLSLATMNMMDRMGGMLEEKAYVA